Proteins from a genomic interval of Poecile atricapillus isolate bPoeAtr1 chromosome 1, bPoeAtr1.hap1, whole genome shotgun sequence:
- the EIF1AX gene encoding eukaryotic translation initiation factor 1A, X-chromosomal — translation MPKNKGKGGKNRRRGKNENESEKRELVFKEDGQEYAQVIKMLGNGRLEALCFDGVKRLCHIRGKLRKKVWINTSDIILIGLRDYQDNKADVILKYNADEARSLKAYGELPEHAKINETDTFGPGDDDEIQFDDIGDDDEDIDDI, via the exons ATGCCTAAGAATAAAG GCAAAGGAGGTAAAAACAGGCGACGAGGTAAGAATGAAAATGAATCAGAAAAAAGAGAACTGGTGTTCAAAGAAGATGGGCAAG AATATGCCCAGGTGATCAAGATGTTAGGCAATGGAAGACTGGAGGCATTATGTTTTGATGGTGTGAAGAGGTTATGTCATATTAGAGGGAAGCTAAGAAAAAAG GTCTGGATAAATACATCTGATATTATATTGATTGGCCTAAGAGACTACCAG GATAACAAGGCTGATGTTATTCTAAAATACAATGCAGATGAAGCCAGAAGCCTGAAAGCATATGGGGAGCTTCCAGAACATG CTAAAATCAATGAAACAGACACATTTGGTCCTGGAGATGATGATGAAATCCAGTTTGATGATATTGGAGATGATGATGAAGATATTGATGAT atcTAA